The Sinomicrobium kalidii region GACTAACGCAGGATTATCTCGAAATACGGCATGACCACTTCCCCTGGCAATAATATTTTTTACATTATCCTTATGTTCACCAAGCTCTTTGTGGAGTTTTCTCCATCTGTTTGAAAGTACTGGAAAACCCGGAAAGGAGTTTTCAGGAAAAATATTTGTAATTGGGGTATTTTCCGGGAACTGCATACTTCTCATATAGCGCATTGTTTCATTGAAATTTGAATTCAAATAAAAATCACCAGAAGGCTTTTTTATAGCACTCATATCAATGTTCATATCTCTCATTGTCAGTAATTCTTCATTCCAGAAATTACTAAGCGTAGCATCTATTAAAATGACCGAGAGCACTTTTTCGGGATGTTTACGTGCGAATAACAGATTATACAATCCACCGTACGAATGGGAAACCAAAATAATTTCATTGTTGAAACCCAACATTGAAAGACCTGTTTCCAGTTCTTTAATACCATTTTCTATTCCAAAATCCGAATCGTTTTTCAAATTTGGATTTAATTCACTTTGTCCAAATCCGGACCGGTCATAAGTAATTAATGTTGTCCCCGTAACCTTATGAATTTTTTCTAATATATTGTTCCAGACAGAACTATCAGCACCCCCGCCGGCTTCAAAAAGAATTGGAGTTCCTTTTCCTTTTATGATATTAAAATACATTTTATAACCCCCAACGTCTACCAGCGTATCTTGACTTTGGGCATGCATAGCGAACGATAAAGAGAAAATCACTAAGAATGTTAAATAAAAATGTCTCATTTGGTCTGTAGTTTAGGGTTTTCCATAATTATGTACAACGGCTCTGTATATGAAAAGCAGGGCAGGTGGTTATTTCCTTGTTGCCTCAACTGGCTCCACTTCCCCACCTCCACAGACTTACTCCGTGCCCTCCCATTTTTCTGTAAGGGTAGCAGGAACTTTCAATGTTAATCGTATCATGTCGTATTTTGGCGTTGGGAAGTCGAAAAGTTTGGATATCGACTTATACTTAAATGCTTTCGCAATTGATGTATTGACCTGTCAGCAGAAATCAACTCATAAATCATCTATTTTTCTACATACGGTATTGATATGATCGAGTCCGTACAGCAATGCCGCCTCATCAATGTTCATCCATTGAAAAAGCTGTCGTATTAAAACGTAGTGTTGCCTGGCATAGGTCGTATCTTTTATAGGTCGATTAGGCATAAAACAGATAGGCTCATGGTGAGCAACCCTGTTTCTTATATTATTGATTTCGGCCAGTTGGTTAAATATATAGTTTTGATTATACTGGTGTGTCGGTGTACTGGTAGGTTTGGCGGGAAAAATCTTTAGTAATGTTTTTCCCGTGGCCCTGTATTGATATTGTGCAAACATATATCTCCAAAAACCAAAACCAAGTTCGGCCACCAATTTGTTATGGGTATAAGAATGATTGAGCTTTTTTACCGCTTCCCTGATGCTTGTTGCAGTTAGTTTGCAACGCGGGGTGTCAAAAACACCATTACGGGATGCTGCGGTTTTAAGCCAATCACTGCCCAAAGTTCTTAAACAATGGCTATCTATGGCATTGCGCAAAGTCACTTCAAAGCAACTGATAACGGTGAATAATTCCTGGGACAGCCTGAGATTTAAACGGTAGAGTGTCATGGCCTTTTTGGTATTGCCCTGACAAGCTGCTACATACCGGCTCATACGGGCCGGTGTCAGAATACTTTCAAATTCCGTGTACCTCATACATTGAATAATTACCAATTATTTGCAAATTATGCAATTATTTGCTAATTTTGTAACATCTTATTCCCGGTAGTCCCTGAAGCGATTCAAACTGGCGGGTTTCGTTTTTTATGGCAATTCGGTTCTTTACCTTTCCTCTCCTTTAATTGCTATCCAACCAATAATCACCAACAGCATGTATCGCTTGCTTCACCATTTTCGATGGTAATTCCTTTATCAGTCTAAAAGTGTACTCAGTAATATTGTCTGCATTGATTCTTTTCCCGCTGCCGCACGATTGCATCGTGTGGCTCAAACTAACCCATCTATAACTTTCTTATCTTTTAACCAAAATACTGAAAAACAAGCACATTATCCAACAGCCCCTTTTCTCCCGAATAATCCACAGCACTGCTGTAAACATAATCTTCGGGCCGAAATACGAAGCCTGCATCTACCGGATTGTTGTGAATATAGTCGATCTTTTCCTGTATAACTTTATTGCTCCAAAGCTCAACAGGTTTGTTGTCGTGTCGCCAAAACTGATATCCGGTAACGTTGGACGACTTTCCTGCTGCTTTTTTAAACCTTTCGAGCAAAAACTCTTTTCTGCTTTCTCTCGGATTATCCCGTATTTCCTTTACTATCGCTTTGCTTGTAAACCGTTTAAAATCACCCAGCAGCAATGCGGGATGCTGCCCGTTTATACTCCTGAAGACTAAATGCATATGGTTGGTCATAATACACCAGGCCACAATTTCCATACCTTTCTCTTTTTGGCAAAACGCCAGACTTTCCAACAGCAGGTTCTTATATTCATTCCTGGTAAAAACATCCAGCCACTCCACTACAGCAAAGCTCACAAAGTATAGGCCCTCCGGGTTATGGAACTTATAGTTTCTGCTCATAGGCTAAATGTACAGATTTTTCATTTCCGGAAAAACACGGCCGTGAGTAAAGCTCAGGAAATTAAAGATGCCACACGATGCAATCGTGCGGCAGCGGGCCATATAAAATCTTCCTTCATATATTTTATAGTGTAAATGTGTTCTTATTTTGTAGTATTAAATGCATCTTAGCAAAGATGACGTAAAAATGTCGTCATTATGACATTATCATAAAAATTAAATCTGAATAGCTTTGTTCTTGAAATATTAACTCAAATATTATGTGTGGACAAAATTTAGGAAATATCGTAAAGAATTTAAGGAGAAGCCAAGGGGTTTCACAGGAATTACTTGCAGAAGAATCAGGGTTAAGTATTAGAATTATTCAAAGAATTGAAAAAGGGGAAACAACACCTAATGGAGACACATGTCGGAAACTATCAGATGCGTTGAAAGTTACCCCTAATGAATTGATGAATTGGAAGCAAATAGAGGATATCGATTTTTTAAAGAAATTAAATTTATCTGCCTTGACCTTTATTTTTTTTCCTTTACTTGGGATATTAGTGCCATCTTTAGTATGGATATCAAAAAAGGACAAGATCAAAGATCTTGATATAGTCGCTAAAAAATTAATTAATTTTGAGATTACATGGACGATACTTTTCTTTTTTATGCCATTTTTAATTACTCCATTATTGTATATGACCATTGAAATTTTTCTTCAAATTTTTAATATTGATATTCATTTTAAGCAAAATCACTGGGCTGATGCTCAGTTAATTTGGATAATTATGTATGTGATTAATATTGTTTTTATAGTTATAAATGCATTTCGAATCCATGATGGAAAGGAATTAAAATACTTTCCTTCCATTCGATTTTTAAAAAATTAGTTTTAACAGGGAAGGAGAAGATTAGATATTTGGATTATTTCTTCATTTCTAGTGTGCATTTGCCCCGGTTCTAAACGAAAGTATAATTCAAGCGCTAAAAGGATTTCATCGGGGTGTCATTTGGGGTTGCGCATTATCGGTTACTTTAAGCTACTTTTTGGCCTCAATAGTGGCGGGGTCCTTAAAAAAATCACTAATATCAATATTATAGTGCTTGGCAATGCCAAAAAGGCTTTTGACGGTTGGGTTTCCTTCAGCTCGTTCTATACGGCCAATTTGATTGGCTGACAGTCCTACATCATTACCCAGGGTGAGTTGAGAAATATCTTCTTCTTCCCTAAGCTTTCTTATAATCTTGCCAATGTTTATGAGCAACTTATCTAAATCATCATTTTTCATTCTATAAAAGTTGCCATTATTTCAAAAAAACTTAGACACATATATGTGTTATAACAAAATAATTTTATATATTCGCCTCAGATAAACATATATTTGCGATACTTCTATAGCAAAAAATATTAGAAGCTATTCGCTTAGAGTCTCTAGCAGAAAACTGGTAATTTTTATGTAACGGGATGATAAGTGAAAGTAGCTCACGACCCGGGCGTGGGCTCACTTATCGTTACACGGTTCCTACCAGTACCGCTGCTAGATAAGTTGAGTTTCCACGCCCATTTTTTGTACTTCTGGGTAGTTAGCCAACGCTTCTTTACCTCTAAAGCCAAAAGTTTCTTCGGCATCCCCAAAACAGCCGGGAAGTTTCGCAACCCATTTACATGAGCACTGCATTTTACCTCCCCACCAAACAACAGGCTTTTATATACTATTAATCATTTAAAACTTGTAAATCATGGATGTACTCAACACTCGTATACTGGCCCTGCAACAGCGCTGGGAAGCGGAAGCAGCCCGGTTCCTGGAATTGAAGGAAAGCAACCGCAGGCTTATGGAGGAAATTGCAAACGATATGCGGAAACTCCGGCAGGGGCCACCTGCTTAGAAGGCAGACGGCCGCACCACGGCCCGGGTTTAAATAGCCATAGATACACGAATGTTTAATTATTCAAAACACCGGTCTATGATAAAAACCTTGTGATGAGCGCTGCAACAGAAATACACCCCTTCCATAATATCCTGTAACCATTTTTCTTGCCCCTTCCGGGTTATAGGTGCTTTATTCGCTAACACTCAAATATAACAAATTATGAAACACGCAACATTAGTGGGCCTGTCCTGCCGGTGCTCCATTACTATTGCCCTGATTTTACTTGGTTTGCCTGTACCGCTCATGGCATCGCCGCCTTTTCAAACTACTGCGCAACACCAAATTACCGGGACGGTTACCGATAGTAACGGCGAGCCTTTGGGCGGGGTCAACATCATTGTGTCCGGGAAAGGGCAAGGGACTATTTCTGATTTTGACGGGACTTATTCGATTATGGCTTCCCCGAAGGATACGCTGGTGTATTCTTATGTGGGGTTTAAGACTGTGGAAAAGCCTGTAAACGGTCTTGTGAGAATTGACATTCAGTTAAAGGTTTCTCTGTCGATGTTGGATGAAGCGGTAGTAATCGGCTATGGAACAACGACAAAGCGGCTAAACACGGGATCGGTTGGCAAACTAAAAGCCAAAGAAATAGAAAATCAACCCGTAACAAATGTATTGTCTGCTTTGTCTGGTCGCATTCCCGGTGTATTTATACAAACTACAAATGGCTTACCAGGAGGGAACGTTAAAGTACAAATACGCGGCAGGCAGTCCATTGCAGCAGGAGTGGAGCCGCTATTTGTTGTTGACGGGGTTCCGTTTTCATCCAATACTCTCACCATTGGAACATCTGATCTGAGTTTTCTTAATGGCCAGGTGAGCCCTCTTAATAGTCTTTCTCCTGATGATATAGCGAGTATTGAAGTATTAAAAGATGCGGATGCAACTGCAATTTATGGAAGCTGCGGGGCCAATGGAGTCATTTTGATAACCACAAAAAAGGGCAAAGCCCATACCCCGACAGTCTCCCTTAATTTTTCACAAGGTATGAGCCAGGTAAGCCGTAAAGCAGAATATCTATCGCTGCAAGAGTATTTAACGTTACGCCGGGAAGCGTATAGCAATGAAGGTGTGGAACCCTCTGCAGATCCTCTCGATCCCGGTTATGCGCCCGATCTCATGGTATGGGATACGACGCAAAGCACGGATTGGCAGGATTACCTGATGGGAAATAGTGCTCCCTTGACCCGTCTGCAAAGTTCCTTTTCCGGCGGATCGGAATTAACGCAATTTTTGCTGGGTCTTAATTATCATCGGGAAGGTTCTGTATTGCCCGGAGACTTACTATATAGTCGATACGGTGGGCACCTTAATGTTAATCATCGTTCTTCAAATAAAAAATTCAGTCTGCAGGCCACCTTAAATTATACGAAAGACGACAATAAAACCTTAAAAGACATGGGAGTCTTGCAGATGGCAGCATTACCTCCCAATTTTCCTGTTTATCTGGAAGATGGTTCCTACAATTGGGAAGCTTCTCGAAATCCGGCAGCTTACTTACAGCAGAAAGCAACCAACAAAACAGCTAATTTCGTTACTAATTTGGTCCTCAGTTATCAAATTTTTCCTTCCCTTTCATTCAAGACAAGTTTGGGATATACTTCGACAGCCATGAAAAGCTGGGCAGCAAACCCTGCCACTTCACAAAATCCCCCGCTGGGTGGGGCAACAAACAAGGCCTATTTCGGAAACCAAAATACTTCGACATTACTTGCCGAACCACAGTTATACTTTTCCACGTCCGGTAAATTTGGGAAAGTTGGTGTGCTCCTCGGGATGTCATGGCAAAAAACCGAAAGAGCAATGGAACGGATCTATGCCGACGATTATGCAAATGATCTCTTTTTGGAAAACTTAGGGGCTGCGGGAAGAATAAGCAGCGCAGGTAACACTTACGGCCAATATAAATACGCCTCAATATTCAGCCGTCTAAACTATAATTACCGGAATAAATATTTACTGAACATTAACCTGAGAAGAGATGGATCGAGCCGCTTTGGACCGGGGAATCAATTTGGGAATTTCGGGGCCATTGGTATAGGATGGATATTTTCTGAAGAAAAAGGCATTAAGGAAAATTGGTCTTTTTTAAGTTTCGGTAAGATACGAGGCAGTTATGGACTCGTCGGAAACGACCAGATCCCGGATTATCAATACTTAGCGACATACAGCAATACATATACCTACATGGGTATGAATGCGCTTAATCCTTCCAACATCTCAAACGCTAATTACCAATGGGAAACCACAAAAAAGCTGGAAGGAACGGTGGAATTAGGTTTTTTTAATAACCGATTGGAGACTACCTTTTCCTATTTCAACCATCAAAGTGATAATCAATTGATCGCCTATCCCATTCCTTATATAAGCGGCCCGTTTGGCGATTATCAGGCAAACCTCCCCGCATTGGTAAAAAATACGGGCTGGGAAATTGAATTATCCGCAGTACCGGTAAAACAGAAATCCTTTTCCTGGAATAGCTCTTTTAATATGACTTTCCCAAAGAACAGGCTGGTACGATATCCCGGGCTGGAAAATTCGAGCTATGCCAATCAATATACCGTTGGTAAAGACCTGAGCAATGTTAAAGGTTATCGTTATTCGGGTATTGATCCGGAAACCGGTATTGCCATGTTTGAGGATTTGAATGGAGACGGGGCTATTACCTATCCCCACGATCTTACCGCGCGAGGGAAAACCAGCCCCGATTTTTACGGGGGCTGGAGCAATCAGTTT contains the following coding sequences:
- a CDS encoding DUF4870 domain-containing protein, translating into MCGQNLGNIVKNLRRSQGVSQELLAEESGLSIRIIQRIEKGETTPNGDTCRKLSDALKVTPNELMNWKQIEDIDFLKKLNLSALTFIFFPLLGILVPSLVWISKKDKIKDLDIVAKKLINFEITWTILFFFMPFLITPLLYMTIEIFLQIFNIDIHFKQNHWADAQLIWIIMYVINIVFIVINAFRIHDGKELKYFPSIRFLKN
- a CDS encoding helix-turn-helix domain-containing protein yields the protein MKNDDLDKLLINIGKIIRKLREEEDISQLTLGNDVGLSANQIGRIERAEGNPTVKSLFGIAKHYNIDISDFFKDPATIEAKK
- a CDS encoding Abi family protein encodes the protein MRYTEFESILTPARMSRYVAACQGNTKKAMTLYRLNLRLSQELFTVISCFEVTLRNAIDSHCLRTLGSDWLKTAASRNGVFDTPRCKLTATSIREAVKKLNHSYTHNKLVAELGFGFWRYMFAQYQYRATGKTLLKIFPAKPTSTPTHQYNQNYIFNQLAEINNIRNRVAHHEPICFMPNRPIKDTTYARQHYVLIRQLFQWMNIDEAALLYGLDHINTVCRKIDDL
- a CDS encoding REP-associated tyrosine transposase → MSRNYKFHNPEGLYFVSFAVVEWLDVFTRNEYKNLLLESLAFCQKEKGMEIVAWCIMTNHMHLVFRSINGQHPALLLGDFKRFTSKAIVKEIRDNPRESRKEFLLERFKKAAGKSSNVTGYQFWRHDNKPVELWSNKVIQEKIDYIHNNPVDAGFVFRPEDYVYSSAVDYSGEKGLLDNVLVFQYFG
- a CDS encoding SusC/RagA family TonB-linked outer membrane protein, whose amino-acid sequence is MASPPFQTTAQHQITGTVTDSNGEPLGGVNIIVSGKGQGTISDFDGTYSIMASPKDTLVYSYVGFKTVEKPVNGLVRIDIQLKVSLSMLDEAVVIGYGTTTKRLNTGSVGKLKAKEIENQPVTNVLSALSGRIPGVFIQTTNGLPGGNVKVQIRGRQSIAAGVEPLFVVDGVPFSSNTLTIGTSDLSFLNGQVSPLNSLSPDDIASIEVLKDADATAIYGSCGANGVILITTKKGKAHTPTVSLNFSQGMSQVSRKAEYLSLQEYLTLRREAYSNEGVEPSADPLDPGYAPDLMVWDTTQSTDWQDYLMGNSAPLTRLQSSFSGGSELTQFLLGLNYHREGSVLPGDLLYSRYGGHLNVNHRSSNKKFSLQATLNYTKDDNKTLKDMGVLQMAALPPNFPVYLEDGSYNWEASRNPAAYLQQKATNKTANFVTNLVLSYQIFPSLSFKTSLGYTSTAMKSWAANPATSQNPPLGGATNKAYFGNQNTSTLLAEPQLYFSTSGKFGKVGVLLGMSWQKTERAMERIYADDYANDLFLENLGAAGRISSAGNTYGQYKYASIFSRLNYNYRNKYLLNINLRRDGSSRFGPGNQFGNFGAIGIGWIFSEEKGIKENWSFLSFGKIRGSYGLVGNDQIPDYQYLATYSNTYTYMGMNALNPSNISNANYQWETTKKLEGTVELGFFNNRLETTFSYFNHQSDNQLIAYPIPYISGPFGDYQANLPALVKNTGWEIELSAVPVKQKSFSWNSSFNMTFPKNRLVRYPGLENSSYANQYTVGKDLSNVKGYRYSGIDPETGIAMFEDLNGDGAITYPHDLTARGKTSPDFYGGWSNQFQFKGISLDIFFQFVKQQSVVDIYSYMAPGPLNNNKFSDAFSRWQSSGDITNVQKAYLISNREAGSALSYLNGSNASLKNASYVRLKNIALRYRFPDAIAKQLRLSSVEVFGRAQNVLTWSPLSSNDPEVANSSLGAPTLRSFTIGCSIRL
- a CDS encoding alpha/beta fold hydrolase; amino-acid sequence: MRHFYLTFLVIFSLSFAMHAQSQDTLVDVGGYKMYFNIIKGKGTPILFEAGGGADSSVWNNILEKIHKVTGTTLITYDRSGFGQSELNPNLKNDSDFGIENGIKELETGLSMLGFNNEIILVSHSYGGLYNLLFARKHPEKVLSVILIDATLSNFWNEELLTMRDMNIDMSAIKKPSGDFYLNSNFNETMRYMRSMQFPENTPITNIFPENSFPGFPVLSNRWRKLHKELGEHKDNVKNIIARGSGHAVFRDNPALVINAIIKAYSETLDEGQQNALLHKALDNAIELSIEAKVNNRSEHDLNELGYSFLRNKELDKALEVFKLTTILFPDSFNAYDSYGEALLMANKKEEAIKMYEKSIELNPENENGKTVLRQMKQE